The Methanocella arvoryzae MRE50 genome includes a region encoding these proteins:
- a CDS encoding tryptophan--tRNA ligase yields MNQDFTVTPWDVSGTIDYKKLIEDFGTEPIDAELLDRWKRLTGDELPMALQRKVFFSHRDLKWLLDRYEAGEKFVLYTGRGPSGHTHLGHLMPWMFTKYLQDKFDAPLYFQMTDDEKFLFKPELSMKEAMSYTYENALDVIALGFDPKKTKIFSDLEYSKTLYRIAMEVAKRVTFSTARAVFGFDNSTNIGMIFITSFQSAPAFLPSVEAGKNIPVLIPQAIDQDPHFRVTRDIAPKLGYYKPAAIHCTFLPSLSGSDKMSASKPESTIYTVDDLKVARKKVLSAFTGGRVSIEEQKRLGGTPSVCAIFQYYYYLFEMDQEKLDQREQKCVRGEIMCGECKQELADRVVKFLEKHQEKREAARDKVQDFIVSDYSAVYDKLKRPQDKKEVAKLMKTMKEYCSAKEGEQISVKKCKEFK; encoded by the coding sequence ATGAATCAGGATTTTACTGTCACACCCTGGGACGTGAGCGGAACTATCGATTACAAGAAGTTGATCGAGGACTTCGGCACTGAGCCGATCGACGCCGAGTTACTGGACCGGTGGAAGCGGCTGACCGGCGACGAATTGCCGATGGCTTTGCAGCGTAAGGTCTTCTTCTCTCACCGCGACCTGAAGTGGCTGCTGGACCGGTACGAGGCGGGAGAAAAGTTCGTCCTGTACACCGGCAGAGGCCCGTCCGGCCACACGCACTTAGGCCACCTGATGCCCTGGATGTTCACGAAGTACCTGCAGGACAAGTTCGACGCCCCGCTGTACTTCCAGATGACGGACGACGAGAAGTTCCTGTTCAAGCCGGAACTGTCGATGAAAGAAGCGATGTCCTATACTTATGAGAATGCGCTGGACGTCATCGCCCTGGGCTTCGACCCGAAGAAGACGAAGATCTTCTCGGATCTCGAGTATTCTAAGACTCTGTACCGCATTGCCATGGAAGTGGCGAAGCGAGTCACTTTCAGCACGGCCAGGGCCGTGTTCGGCTTCGACAACAGTACCAACATCGGCATGATCTTCATCACCTCGTTCCAGTCGGCGCCGGCTTTTCTGCCATCGGTTGAGGCTGGCAAGAACATCCCGGTGCTCATTCCGCAGGCCATCGACCAGGACCCGCACTTCCGGGTTACGAGGGACATTGCGCCTAAGCTGGGCTATTACAAGCCCGCGGCAATCCACTGCACCTTCCTGCCGAGCCTCTCCGGTTCGGACAAGATGTCCGCCTCGAAGCCGGAATCGACCATCTACACGGTCGACGACCTGAAGGTGGCGAGGAAAAAGGTGCTAAGCGCATTCACGGGCGGCCGGGTTTCTATCGAAGAGCAGAAGAGGCTGGGCGGCACGCCTAGCGTCTGCGCCATCTTCCAGTATTACTATTACCTGTTCGAAATGGACCAGGAAAAGCTTGACCAGCGGGAGCAGAAGTGCGTCCGGGGCGAGATCATGTGCGGCGAATGCAAGCAGGAGCTCGCCGATCGTGTAGTTAAGTTCCTGGAGAAGCACCAGGAGAAGAGGGAAGCGGCCAGGGACAAAGTCCAGGACTTCATAGTCAGCGACTACAGCGCAGTCTACGATAAGCTGAAGCGGCCGCAGGACAAGAAAGAAGTAGCGAAACTGATGAAGACGATGAAGGAGTACTGCAGCGCCAAAGAAGGCGAGCAGATCTCCGTGAAGAAGTGTAAAGAGTTCAAGTGA
- a CDS encoding GNAT family N-acetyltransferase: MSPETSLSYDIEIRHVEARDVSEIADLYRAGGWWQEAWDTEGITPLIKGSSAFVVAIDRKTSRAIGMGRLISDDVSDGYIQDVVVYPQYRKSGIGGRIVSALVASGKSKGLGWIGLIAQPGSELFYTELGFQPMKGHTPMLYKGGD; this comes from the coding sequence ATGAGCCCTGAAACCAGCTTATCATACGATATAGAGATACGCCATGTCGAAGCCCGGGATGTATCGGAGATCGCAGATCTCTACAGAGCGGGCGGCTGGTGGCAGGAAGCCTGGGACACGGAAGGAATCACTCCGCTGATCAAGGGCAGCAGCGCCTTTGTCGTGGCCATTGACAGAAAAACATCCCGGGCGATAGGCATGGGAAGGCTCATATCAGACGACGTTTCGGACGGCTATATCCAGGACGTAGTCGTCTACCCTCAGTATAGAAAAAGCGGGATCGGAGGCAGGATCGTCTCTGCGCTTGTAGCCTCTGGCAAAAGCAAAGGCCTCGGCTGGATCGGCCTCATCGCCCAGCCCGGCTCGGAGCTTTTTTACACTGAGCTCGGCTTCCAGCCCATGAAAGGGCATACCCCCATGCTGTACAAAGGAGGCGATTAA
- a CDS encoding DUF2156 domain-containing protein: MLSLDDFKPVTLDDADFFRQYYSRYPQVHSDNTFTNMTCWNHYANYSYAKVDDNVILASTIDGVTKFRPPIGPYNPDLTRDLVSLAAETGEEEPIILIDPASASLISYVYPDMEMSLDRDQSEYVYRATDLAELQGRDYLYIRRDLNKFRRNHSHRVEPITAANAAHVKDFLDQWFAARNPEDSGMISHEKKAIMYGLDHMAELGLSGLAIKVDGRIGAISMYERLNGDTALVHFEKGLQDYPGIYKAINAETAALLGKEFTYINRESDMGVPGLREAKMRYHPHHMVEVYSVVRPKDHCMLQYTEKCKCCSGCCG; encoded by the coding sequence ATGCTGTCCTTAGACGATTTCAAGCCCGTCACGTTAGACGATGCTGACTTTTTCCGGCAGTACTATTCCAGATATCCGCAGGTCCACAGTGACAACACATTCACCAATATGACCTGCTGGAACCACTATGCCAATTATAGCTATGCTAAAGTAGATGATAACGTCATTCTCGCCAGCACTATCGACGGGGTCACAAAATTCCGGCCGCCTATCGGCCCTTACAATCCCGACCTCACCAGAGACCTGGTCAGCCTCGCCGCAGAGACGGGCGAGGAGGAGCCTATCATCCTCATCGATCCCGCCTCTGCCAGCCTGATATCGTACGTGTACCCGGACATGGAGATGAGCCTGGATAGAGACCAGTCAGAATACGTCTACCGGGCAACCGACCTTGCCGAACTGCAGGGCAGAGACTACCTGTACATTCGCAGGGACCTCAACAAATTCAGGCGAAACCACTCGCACAGAGTAGAGCCGATCACGGCGGCAAACGCAGCGCACGTCAAGGATTTCCTCGATCAGTGGTTCGCCGCCAGGAACCCCGAAGACAGCGGGATGATCAGCCACGAGAAAAAGGCCATAATGTACGGTCTCGATCACATGGCAGAACTGGGACTGTCCGGGCTGGCTATCAAAGTAGACGGCCGGATCGGCGCAATCTCGATGTACGAGCGCCTGAACGGCGATACCGCGCTGGTGCATTTCGAGAAAGGGCTCCAGGACTACCCGGGCATCTACAAGGCGATCAACGCTGAAACAGCCGCCCTTCTCGGGAAAGAGTTCACCTACATCAACCGTGAGAGCGACATGGGCGTGCCGGGGCTGCGGGAAGCAAAAATGCGGTACCACCCGCACCATATGGTGGAAGTATATTCGGTTGTCAGGCCTAAAGATCACTGCATGTTACAGTATACTGAGAAATGCAAATGCTGCAGCGGCTGCTGTGGCTAA